A genomic window from Oceanobacillus timonensis includes:
- a CDS encoding PhzF family phenazine biosynthesis protein: MTSVKVYHYDAFSKEPGKGNPAGVVLNGDELTEEQMQETASQVGFNETAFPVRSEVADVGIRFFTPGHEMNLCGHATMATVYALKTKGLLGEKTALTIETRAGILPVKLHSTAENEITITMNQAAPKFEAFHGSKKHLAHSMGIEEEDIHDNLPILYGSTGTWTLLIPINNLEAFHRMNPNNKDFPAILKEMPTSSVHPFCIETYNAEADMHARHFSSPYSGTLEDAVTGTASGVMGAYYAEYIRKDKKDVMKLVVEQGKEIGKDGRVGVRISRSNASYDVQVRGNAVFVEDFDIMLEN, from the coding sequence ATGACATCCGTAAAAGTATATCACTATGATGCATTTAGTAAAGAGCCTGGCAAAGGAAACCCGGCCGGAGTAGTTCTAAATGGAGATGAACTGACAGAGGAGCAAATGCAGGAAACGGCTTCCCAGGTAGGATTTAATGAAACAGCATTTCCGGTTAGATCAGAAGTAGCGGATGTTGGCATCCGTTTTTTCACACCTGGGCATGAAATGAATTTATGTGGACACGCAACCATGGCAACAGTGTATGCGTTAAAAACAAAGGGTTTATTAGGTGAAAAAACAGCATTAACGATTGAAACAAGAGCAGGGATTTTACCTGTAAAGCTACATTCCACTGCTGAAAACGAAATCACGATAACAATGAATCAGGCAGCACCGAAATTTGAAGCATTCCATGGTTCTAAAAAGCATTTAGCTCACTCGATGGGGATAGAGGAAGAGGATATACATGATAACTTACCTATTTTATATGGAAGCACAGGTACGTGGACGTTGTTAATTCCTATTAACAATTTAGAAGCTTTTCATAGAATGAATCCAAATAATAAGGACTTCCCTGCAATTTTAAAGGAAATGCCTACATCATCTGTTCATCCATTTTGTATCGAAACGTATAATGCAGAAGCTGATATGCATGCCCGACATTTTTCCTCTCCATATTCAGGGACTTTGGAGGATGCCGTAACAGGAACAGCTTCAGGAGTAATGGGTGCTTACTATGCTGAGTACATAAGGAAAGACAAGAAAGATGTTATGAAACTAGTGGTAGAACAAGGGAAGGAAATTGGAAAAGATGGCAGGGTAGGCGTCCGAATTTCTAGAAGTAATGCGTCCTATGATGTCCAAGTTAGGGGAAATGCTGTGTTTGTGGAAGATTTTGATATAATGTTAGAAAATTAG
- a CDS encoding SDR family NAD(P)-dependent oxidoreductase yields MIHNKTMIVTGAASGIGKEVVLQCLEEGASVIACDRNKEALDKLQHITAIPDKLYTYSLDVSDYADVSAFFQYIDQEYSRLDGLINNAGIYLAKNIVDYQVDEIDKVLDVNIKGAIYFSTFFGEKLLQEQDQGVIVNMSSVAGMEGSSDAIYGTSKAAILGLTKSCAMNFSPYVRVNAVAPTMVDTSMMEVIPSWRKDDYLHNELIHTPVTAKDVAETVMFLLSDKSKHYT; encoded by the coding sequence ATGATCCATAATAAGACAATGATAGTAACTGGTGCAGCTTCTGGGATTGGTAAAGAAGTAGTTCTGCAATGCTTAGAAGAGGGGGCTTCTGTTATCGCATGTGATAGAAATAAAGAAGCTTTAGATAAGTTGCAACATATTACAGCTATCCCGGATAAATTATATACATATTCGTTAGACGTAAGCGACTATGCCGACGTTTCTGCTTTTTTTCAATATATTGATCAAGAATATTCGCGTTTAGACGGTTTAATTAATAATGCAGGTATTTATTTAGCGAAGAATATAGTTGACTATCAAGTTGATGAAATAGATAAGGTATTGGATGTGAATATTAAGGGAGCTATCTACTTTTCAACGTTTTTTGGAGAAAAATTACTTCAAGAGCAAGACCAAGGAGTAATTGTCAATATGTCATCCGTTGCAGGTATGGAAGGAAGTTCAGATGCTATTTATGGAACCTCAAAGGCTGCTATTCTGGGATTAACGAAAAGTTGTGCAATGAATTTTTCTCCGTACGTTCGAGTGAATGCTGTTGCTCCCACAATGGTTGATACATCGATGATGGAAGTCATCCCTTCGTGGAGAAAAGATGACTATTTACATAATGAATTGATTCATACGCCTGTAACTGCAAAGGACGTTGCTGAAACAGTCATGTTTTTATTATCTGATAAGTCCAAACATTATACATGA
- a CDS encoding DNA-binding protein produces the protein MEIEISGLGFGFVVLAIGLAVMGYFIGKGLQNFGRPEANKEYHTFIRESDLEFYVNLDKEELEELLSKYPDAPKVELNGTTYYPYAQFLEWISSKEMYR, from the coding sequence ATGGAAATAGAAATATCAGGTTTAGGATTTGGTTTTGTTGTATTAGCTATTGGATTAGCAGTGATGGGGTATTTTATTGGAAAAGGATTGCAAAATTTTGGCCGTCCGGAAGCTAACAAAGAATACCATACCTTCATCAGAGAGAGTGATTTGGAATTTTACGTTAACCTCGATAAAGAAGAATTGGAAGAATTATTAAGCAAGTATCCGGATGCTCCTAAAGTAGAGTTAAATGGAACAACCTATTATCCATATGCCCAATTTTTGGAGTGGATTTCCTCTAAAGAAATGTACAGATAA
- a CDS encoding DUF3923 family protein, protein MKIWWMTSISWLLLFIVAAIVIGVRNVDGTGVVQTPELRLFAFIVLGGFFVVVLIGQLVFLYFARKRKHD, encoded by the coding sequence ATGAAAATTTGGTGGATGACAAGTATTAGTTGGTTACTATTATTTATAGTGGCAGCCATTGTTATTGGCGTTCGAAATGTAGATGGAACTGGAGTAGTACAGACTCCGGAATTAAGACTGTTTGCATTTATTGTTTTAGGCGGTTTTTTTGTCGTTGTATTGATAGGACAATTGGTATTTTTGTATTTTGCGAGGAAGAGAAAGCATGATTAG
- a CDS encoding ketoacyl-ACP synthase III, producing the protein MIGTRVTAIGSYVPEKKLTNYDLEEMVETTNDWIVQRTGIHERRIARSDEFTSDLCVSAVKDLMHRYNKTVEDVDMIMVATSTPDFPFPSVASIIQNRLNITQAGAIDLSAACAGFVYGLHTAHSFIQSGLHQKVLVIGVDTLSKITDYTDRSTCILFGDAAGAVLVEKEEESTDFIGSHLGSDGSAAQHVYQTSLANKVNDVELVDTQYLVQNGREVFKWVVRNVPKSVRHLLEKAETSMDEVDWFIPHSANLRLIEPICEKIGHPIEKTLYSLEKFGNTSAATIPLALDLGIREGKVHNGDQVLMYGFGSGLVHAGQLLKIHFDEQVNTPAPL; encoded by the coding sequence ATGATAGGAACAAGAGTTACTGCGATTGGAAGCTATGTACCGGAGAAAAAACTAACTAATTATGATCTTGAAGAAATGGTTGAGACAACAAATGATTGGATTGTTCAGAGGACAGGTATTCATGAACGAAGAATAGCACGTTCTGATGAATTCACGAGTGATTTATGCGTTTCTGCTGTAAAAGATTTAATGCACAGATATAATAAAACCGTAGAAGATGTCGATATGATTATGGTAGCAACAAGTACACCAGATTTTCCTTTTCCATCCGTTGCCAGTATCATACAGAATCGTTTGAACATCACGCAGGCTGGAGCAATCGATTTGAGTGCAGCATGTGCAGGATTTGTTTATGGGCTACATACTGCGCATAGTTTCATTCAATCCGGTCTTCATCAAAAAGTGCTTGTGATTGGAGTAGATACACTGTCAAAAATAACAGACTACACAGATAGAAGCACTTGTATTCTATTTGGGGATGCTGCCGGGGCCGTTTTAGTAGAAAAAGAAGAAGAGTCCACTGATTTTATCGGATCTCATTTGGGCAGTGATGGAAGTGCCGCACAGCATGTCTATCAAACGAGCCTAGCGAATAAGGTAAATGATGTAGAACTAGTGGATACGCAATATCTTGTCCAAAATGGAAGAGAAGTTTTCAAGTGGGTGGTAAGAAATGTACCGAAAAGTGTTCGTCACCTTTTGGAAAAAGCAGAAACCAGCATGGACGAAGTGGATTGGTTTATTCCGCATAGTGCGAATCTGAGATTGATTGAACCGATTTGTGAAAAAATTGGACATCCAATTGAAAAAACCCTTTATAGTCTTGAAAAGTTTGGAAATACTTCCGCGGCAACGATTCCTTTAGCGCTGGATCTTGGAATCCGGGAAGGAAAAGTTCACAATGGAGATCAGGTGCTTATGTATGGGTTTGGTTCTGGATTAGTGCATGCAGGGCAGCTATTAAAGATACATTTTGATGAACAAGTCAATACACCTGCACCACTGTAA
- a CDS encoding aminotransferase class I/II-fold pyridoxal phosphate-dependent enzyme, producing the protein MSTLQQLDYSSLQNLHDKTKKEFDAIKQQNLSLNMARGKPSAEQLELSLGLLDSVNSENIGDNYSILNYGMVDGIPEAKALFKKLLEVDTEEILIGGNASLNIMHDLISKALIKGVIDSETPWNTEDKVKFICPVPGYDRHFTICEQYDIEMISVDMLEDGPDMDKVEELVRNDASIKGMWSVPKYSNPEGITYSDDVVERLAKMETKATDFKIFWDNAYAIHNLTDQPPRLKNILEACKKHGNPDRVFMFASTSKMTFPGSGVAVVAASKENINFIKQQLSVQTIGPDKVNQLRHVRFFKNYDNMLEHMKKHAEIMKPKFDTVIEILHSKLDAHDIATWTEPDGGYFISLNTMDNCASEVISLAKEAGVTLTGAGAAFPYGKDPRDRNIRIAPSFPSLEEVEKAIDVLCICIILVSTEKFL; encoded by the coding sequence ATGAGCACGTTACAACAGCTGGATTATTCCAGTCTGCAGAATCTTCATGATAAAACAAAGAAAGAATTTGATGCGATTAAGCAACAAAATCTATCATTAAATATGGCTAGAGGAAAACCAAGTGCTGAACAACTAGAATTATCATTGGGGCTGTTAGACAGCGTCAATTCTGAAAATATTGGCGATAACTATTCGATTCTAAATTATGGAATGGTAGATGGTATACCAGAAGCAAAAGCATTGTTCAAAAAACTGCTGGAAGTTGATACAGAAGAGATTCTCATCGGAGGCAATGCAAGCCTGAACATCATGCATGACCTTATTTCAAAAGCATTAATTAAAGGTGTGATCGATAGTGAAACGCCTTGGAATACAGAAGATAAAGTGAAATTTATCTGTCCTGTTCCTGGTTACGACAGACATTTTACAATCTGTGAGCAATACGATATTGAAATGATTTCTGTGGATATGTTGGAAGACGGTCCGGATATGGACAAAGTGGAAGAACTCGTTCGGAACGATGCGTCCATCAAAGGAATGTGGAGCGTCCCAAAATACAGTAACCCTGAAGGTATCACTTACAGTGACGATGTCGTAGAGCGTTTAGCAAAAATGGAAACGAAAGCCACGGATTTTAAAATATTCTGGGATAACGCTTATGCCATTCATAATCTTACAGATCAACCTCCAAGATTAAAAAATATTTTGGAAGCATGTAAGAAACATGGCAATCCAGACAGAGTGTTTATGTTTGCATCCACTTCCAAAATGACTTTCCCGGGATCCGGTGTCGCTGTAGTGGCAGCAAGCAAAGAAAATATCAACTTTATTAAACAACAATTAAGTGTACAGACAATCGGTCCTGACAAAGTAAACCAGTTGCGTCACGTCCGCTTTTTCAAGAACTATGACAATATGTTGGAACACATGAAAAAGCATGCCGAAATTATGAAGCCTAAATTCGATACGGTCATAGAAATACTTCATTCCAAACTGGACGCCCATGATATTGCAACATGGACAGAACCTGACGGGGGCTATTTTATCAGCTTGAATACAATGGATAATTGTGCTTCTGAAGTAATCAGTCTTGCCAAAGAAGCTGGCGTCACTTTAACAGGTGCCGGAGCAGCATTCCCATATGGAAAGGATCCGAGAGATAGAAATATTCGCATAGCACCTTCTTTCCCTTCGCTGGAAGAAGTGGAAAAAGCAATCGACGTGTTATGTATTTGTATTATCCTTGTAAGTACAGAGAAATTCTTATAA
- a CDS encoding GrpB family protein: MHLGLKRNEVKLVPHDEEWSAEFVCIQEQIKNVLNVDEETIQHIGSTAIQDISAKPVIDILLGVENIHQVEAKTFKGLQTIGFYRLKVERENEIILAKFTDGTFLEKTHYIHMTDINGVKWRNLLYFRDALNADAPLRREYEHLKQALMTKKGMEIIKYTDEKESFVNKVLSMKK, translated from the coding sequence ATGCATTTAGGATTAAAAAGAAATGAAGTCAAGTTAGTTCCTCATGATGAAGAATGGTCAGCTGAATTTGTATGCATACAAGAACAAATCAAAAATGTTTTAAATGTAGATGAAGAAACTATTCAGCATATAGGAAGTACCGCCATTCAGGATATTAGCGCTAAGCCTGTGATCGATATTCTATTAGGAGTAGAAAACATCCACCAAGTAGAAGCGAAAACGTTTAAGGGGTTACAGACAATTGGATTTTATCGATTAAAAGTAGAAAGAGAAAATGAAATTATTTTAGCAAAATTTACAGACGGTACATTTCTTGAAAAAACACATTATATCCATATGACGGACATCAATGGAGTGAAGTGGAGAAATCTTCTGTATTTTAGGGATGCTTTAAATGCAGACGCTCCACTTAGACGGGAATATGAGCATTTGAAACAAGCTCTTATGACAAAGAAGGGCATGGAAATTATTAAATATACGGATGAAAAAGAAAGTTTTGTTAATAAGGTGCTTAGCATGAAAAAATAA
- a CDS encoding DNA-3-methyladenine glycosylase family protein: MKKVITLPEKFNFHATATDHGWYLLSPFYHNKDENTLSRVEKLATGKIVLLHIKQDQDTLIIEIGDKKTLTRKESEEVIRKVNWMFRLDEDFSTFYKMCSADQDMQEIVTENRGRLLRSPSIFEDIVKTILTTNTTWSRTMAMTTNFVTLLGDRYSEASELFTFPEPEAVLKKEKSFLNQDVKLGYRSDYIHELAFQLCNDAYDLEELANPEMPTEDVVHKLKEIRGVGPYALSIILMLLGRYDYLPVDSEFKKHVKHKYFAGELPPQSQLQQLYKEWGAFKFLAYWFDR; the protein is encoded by the coding sequence TTGAAGAAGGTCATTACATTACCTGAAAAATTCAATTTTCATGCTACTGCTACAGATCATGGGTGGTATTTATTATCGCCTTTTTATCATAATAAGGATGAAAATACGCTGAGCAGAGTGGAAAAATTAGCGACTGGTAAAATCGTTCTGCTTCATATCAAACAAGATCAAGATACATTGATTATAGAAATAGGGGATAAGAAAACGTTAACGAGAAAAGAAAGTGAAGAGGTTATTCGCAAAGTGAACTGGATGTTCCGTTTAGATGAAGACTTTAGTACTTTTTATAAAATGTGTAGCGCTGACCAGGATATGCAGGAAATCGTAACAGAGAATAGAGGAAGACTATTACGCTCCCCGAGCATCTTTGAAGATATTGTAAAGACCATTCTTACCACAAATACGACTTGGAGCCGGACCATGGCAATGACAACAAATTTTGTGACTCTTTTAGGAGACAGATATTCGGAAGCTTCGGAACTATTTACGTTTCCTGAACCGGAGGCTGTTTTGAAAAAGGAAAAGTCTTTTTTAAACCAAGACGTAAAATTAGGATATAGAAGTGATTATATTCATGAACTCGCATTTCAGTTATGCAATGATGCGTATGATTTAGAGGAGCTCGCAAATCCGGAAATGCCAACCGAAGATGTCGTTCATAAACTGAAAGAGATTAGAGGGGTCGGACCTTATGCGCTTAGTATTATTTTAATGTTGTTAGGACGGTATGATTATTTACCTGTAGATAGCGAATTTAAAAAGCATGTAAAGCATAAATATTTCGCTGGGGAACTTCCTCCCCAATCGCAATTACAACAGTTATATAAAGAATGGGGAGCGTTTAAATTCTTGGCTTATTGGTTTGATCGTTAA